A part of Hippopotamus amphibius kiboko isolate mHipAmp2 chromosome 16, mHipAmp2.hap2, whole genome shotgun sequence genomic DNA contains:
- the NUTF2 gene encoding nuclear transport factor 2 — translation MGDKPIWEQIGSSFIQHYYQLFDNDRTQLGAIYIDASCLTWEGQQFQGKAAIVEKLSSLPFQKIQHSITAQDHQPTPDSCIISMVVGQLKADEDPIMGFHQMFLLKNINDAWVCTNDMFRLALHNFG, via the exons ATGGGAGACAAGCCAATTTGGGAGCAGATTGGATCCAGCTTCATTCAACATTACTACCAGTTATTTGATAACGACAGAACCCAACTAGGCGCAATTTAT ATTGATGCGTCATGCCTTACGTGGGAAGGACAGCAATTCCAGGGGAAAGCTGCCATTGTGGAGAAATTGTCT AGCCTTCCGTTCCAAAAAATCCAGCATAGCATCACGGCACAGGACCATCAGCCCACGCCAGATAGCTGCATCATCAGCATGGTTGTAGGCCAGCTCAAG GCCGACGAAGACCCCATCATGGGGTTCCACCAGATGTTCCTATTAAAGAACATCAACGATGCTTGGGTTTGCACCAATGACATGTTCAGGCTTGCCCTGCACAACTTCGGCTGA